A genomic stretch from Nocardia wallacei includes:
- a CDS encoding HIT domain-containing protein, whose translation MSGCIFCGIVADTAPATKVYEDETLCAFLDIRPITRGHTLVIPKQHATNLDDLDHELGARIFTLGHRLAKALRRSDLAADGANLLVNDGKAAFQTVHHVHLHVVPRRRGDLFTFARGFLLRRPHEPAATAAAIRAGLDRLDTEERETRA comes from the coding sequence GTGAGTGGCTGTATCTTCTGCGGCATCGTCGCGGACACCGCACCGGCGACCAAGGTCTACGAGGACGAGACCCTGTGCGCGTTCCTCGACATCCGGCCCATCACCCGCGGGCACACGCTGGTGATCCCCAAGCAGCACGCCACGAACCTGGACGACCTGGACCACGAACTCGGCGCGCGGATCTTCACCCTCGGCCACCGCCTCGCCAAGGCGCTGCGCCGCAGCGATCTCGCCGCCGACGGCGCGAATCTGCTGGTGAACGACGGCAAGGCGGCCTTCCAGACGGTGCATCACGTCCATTTGCACGTGGTGCCGCGCCGCCGGGGCGACCTGTTCACCTTCGCCCGCGGCTTCCTCCTGCGCCGGCCGCACGAACCCGCGGCGACCGCTGCCGCCATCCGCGCCGGACTGGACCGGCTGGACACCGAGGAGAGGGAGACACGCGCATGA
- a CDS encoding ribosomal protein L7/L12: MFDNRRLERIERKLDLIMRHLQITDPDAPRHMSSTVAPGEGFHNAEIDELLAQGKKIQAIKVYRDLHPELGLKQAKDAIEARERRYF, translated from the coding sequence ATGTTCGACAATCGCCGGCTCGAGCGCATCGAGCGCAAACTCGATCTGATCATGCGCCACCTGCAGATCACCGACCCCGACGCACCGCGCCACATGTCCTCGACGGTCGCGCCGGGCGAGGGTTTCCACAACGCGGAGATCGATGAACTGTTGGCGCAGGGCAAGAAGATCCAGGCCATCAAGGTCTACCGGGATCTACATCCCGAATTGGGTCTGAAGCAGGCCAAGGACGCCATCGAGGCGCGCGAGCGGCGATACTTCTGA
- a CDS encoding NAD(P) transhydrogenase subunit alpha, producing MYTELLANIAILVLSGFVGFAVISKVPNTLHTPLMSGTNAIHGIVVLGALVTLGRIEDPSVATQIILFVAVVFGTLNVIGGFVVTDRMLGMFKGKKPGAGANVKAEK from the coding sequence ATGTACACCGAATTGCTGGCCAATATCGCGATTCTGGTGCTGTCCGGGTTCGTCGGCTTCGCCGTCATCTCGAAGGTCCCGAATACGCTGCACACTCCGCTGATGTCGGGCACCAATGCCATCCACGGCATCGTCGTGCTGGGTGCGCTGGTCACCCTGGGCCGCATCGAGGACCCGTCGGTGGCGACGCAGATCATCCTGTTCGTGGCCGTGGTGTTCGGAACGCTCAATGTCATCGGCGGTTTCGTCGTGACCGACCGGATGCTGGGCATGTTCAAGGGCAAGAAGCCCGGTGCGGGTGCGAACGTGAAGGCGGAGAAGTAA
- a CDS encoding TetR/AcrR family transcriptional regulator has translation MARPRNFEPETVIDLAMETFWTHGYANTSPAQLAECTGIGKGSLYNTFGSKRELFARVLERYDRMGSELAAEFMSRPGSTRDCLRAFLRFLVDTDASHPVRRGCLAVNTATEFAAGDPEITKAVRAMQEHTTAALATRIDQGRRDGDVPRDTDPRAAAEFLMNTIAGLRVMAKTNDVRTLHRIIDTALTTI, from the coding sequence ATGGCCCGACCGCGCAATTTCGAACCGGAGACGGTGATCGATCTGGCCATGGAGACGTTCTGGACCCACGGCTACGCCAACACCTCACCGGCACAGCTCGCCGAGTGCACGGGCATCGGAAAAGGCAGTCTGTACAACACCTTCGGCAGCAAACGGGAACTGTTCGCCCGCGTCCTGGAACGCTACGACCGCATGGGTTCCGAACTGGCGGCCGAGTTCATGTCCCGGCCCGGCAGCACCCGCGACTGCCTGCGCGCGTTCCTGCGCTTCCTGGTCGACACCGATGCGTCCCACCCCGTCCGGCGCGGTTGCCTCGCGGTGAACACCGCCACCGAGTTCGCCGCCGGCGACCCGGAGATCACCAAGGCCGTCCGGGCGATGCAGGAACACACCACCGCCGCCCTGGCCACCCGCATCGACCAGGGCCGCCGCGACGGTGACGTGCCGCGCGACACCGATCCCCGGGCGGCCGCGGAATTCCTCATGAACACCATCGCCGGCCTGCGAGTCATGGCCAAGACCAACGACGTTCGCACCCTGCACCGGATCATCGACACCGCGCTGACCACGATCTGA
- a CDS encoding oxidoreductase: MELDLTGKTAVVTGAGRGIGLAVAEALTAEGVRVVGASRTITPELEKASVAAISADLGTADGAAAVIDAALTELGGIDILVNNVGGGDAERLGLGGFLEVPDEQWRNLFDLNLFSAVWTTRAALPSLLERRGAIVNVSSINAQLPAAGPVGYSEAKAALSNLGKRLSEEFGPHGVRVNTVSPGVVGTPLWRDPRGFGAKLAESQGISHEQLLAKIGEQFGIASGRISEPEEVAALIAFLVSPKAANIVGADYVIDGGTLKTA, from the coding sequence ATGGAACTCGACCTCACCGGCAAGACGGCAGTCGTCACCGGCGCGGGCCGCGGCATCGGTCTGGCCGTCGCCGAGGCACTCACCGCGGAGGGCGTGCGCGTGGTCGGCGCCTCCCGCACCATTACCCCGGAACTCGAAAAGGCCAGCGTCGCAGCGATTTCGGCGGATCTCGGGACCGCCGACGGTGCGGCCGCGGTGATCGACGCCGCCCTGACCGAGCTGGGCGGCATCGACATCCTGGTCAACAATGTCGGCGGCGGTGACGCGGAGCGCCTGGGGCTCGGCGGCTTCCTCGAGGTCCCCGACGAGCAGTGGCGAAACCTGTTCGACCTCAACCTGTTCAGCGCGGTGTGGACCACCCGGGCGGCACTGCCGAGCCTGCTGGAACGCCGGGGCGCGATCGTCAACGTGTCCTCGATCAACGCCCAGCTCCCGGCGGCCGGGCCGGTCGGCTACAGCGAGGCGAAGGCCGCGCTCTCCAACCTCGGCAAGCGGCTCAGCGAGGAGTTCGGGCCGCACGGCGTCCGGGTCAACACCGTGTCGCCCGGCGTGGTGGGCACTCCGCTGTGGCGGGATCCGCGCGGCTTCGGCGCCAAACTCGCCGAGTCCCAGGGCATTTCGCACGAACAGCTGCTGGCGAAAATCGGCGAGCAGTTCGGCATCGCCTCGGGCCGGATCTCCGAGCCCGAGGAGGTCGCCGCCCTGATCGCGTTCCTGGTGTCGCCCAAGGCCGCCAATATCGTCGGCGCCGACTATGTCATCGACGGCGGTACGCTCAAGACGGCGTGA
- a CDS encoding maleylpyruvate isomerase family mycothiol-dependent enzyme yields MTDYPNGLLTAADYQVRLQQAADSMVAATQAGPLDAIVPACPGWTLRDLVVHVGEVHQWARANITDLERAPRHTTVPPSPDEDLATWYRRCFDDLAEVLESTDPAAPAWTVQPSNRTAGFWSRRQCHELAMHVVDARQAQNAVTYYEPALAVDGLSEIFDVWVYRRPAWRVPPVDLAAPVEVSCTDRDARWVLAPTGSAEPPEYEAFGPTPPATAPAPAAAIRGEAAELLLMFWGRADPSSVTIDGDAELVRRLLDSRITP; encoded by the coding sequence ATGACCGATTACCCCAACGGGCTGCTGACGGCGGCCGACTATCAGGTGCGGCTGCAGCAGGCGGCCGACTCGATGGTCGCGGCGACACAGGCGGGACCGCTGGACGCGATCGTGCCGGCCTGCCCGGGCTGGACCCTTCGCGACCTCGTCGTCCATGTCGGCGAGGTGCATCAGTGGGCGCGCGCCAACATCACCGACCTCGAGCGCGCGCCCCGGCACACCACGGTCCCGCCGAGCCCCGACGAGGACCTCGCGACCTGGTACCGGCGCTGTTTCGACGACTTGGCCGAGGTACTGGAGTCGACCGATCCGGCGGCGCCCGCCTGGACGGTGCAGCCGTCGAACCGCACGGCCGGGTTCTGGTCGCGGCGGCAGTGCCACGAACTCGCCATGCACGTCGTCGATGCCCGGCAGGCGCAGAACGCGGTCACGTACTACGAGCCCGCCCTCGCGGTCGACGGCCTGTCGGAGATCTTCGACGTGTGGGTGTATCGCAGGCCGGCCTGGCGGGTGCCGCCCGTGGATCTGGCCGCCCCGGTGGAGGTTTCCTGCACCGACCGGGACGCGCGCTGGGTGCTGGCGCCGACCGGTTCCGCCGAGCCGCCGGAGTACGAGGCGTTCGGGCCGACGCCACCGGCGACGGCGCCCGCTCCCGCCGCGGCCATCCGCGGCGAGGCGGCCGAACTGCTGCTGATGTTCTGGGGGCGCGCCGATCCGTCGTCGGTCACGATCGACGGTGACGCGGAACTGGTACGGCGACTGCTGGATTCGCGCATCACACCCTGA
- a CDS encoding acyl-CoA thioesterase: MPTRWADNDHYGHVNNVTYYSYFDTAVNAWLIHATGTDIRDLPAIGVVAETSCRFHGSLSFPDSLRVGLRITRLGRSSITYGLAIFREAGDALELAATGTFVHVYVDEQTRKPVEIPAVIRGAAAQLVTD; this comes from the coding sequence ATGCCGACCCGCTGGGCGGACAACGATCACTACGGCCACGTCAACAACGTGACGTACTACTCGTACTTCGACACGGCGGTCAACGCCTGGCTGATCCACGCCACCGGCACCGATATCCGCGACCTGCCCGCCATCGGCGTGGTCGCGGAGACCTCCTGCCGGTTCCACGGCTCACTCAGCTTCCCCGACAGCTTGCGGGTGGGCCTGCGCATCACCCGGCTCGGCCGCAGCAGCATCACCTACGGCCTGGCCATCTTCCGCGAGGCCGGTGACGCGCTGGAGCTCGCGGCGACGGGCACGTTCGTGCACGTCTACGTCGACGAGCAGACCCGCAAGCCGGTCGAGATCCCGGCCGTGATTCGTGGTGCCGCAGCACAACTCGTCACCGACTGA
- a CDS encoding Re/Si-specific NAD(P)(+) transhydrogenase subunit alpha has protein sequence METTQSADADAPRGTAVGVVRESGAGERRVALVPKIVPALQKLGLRVVVESGAGLGALIPDEAYVEAGATIGDPWSAEVIAKVAPPSDAEIAKLSAGQTLIGFLAPRNADNKIEALKTAGVQAFAVEAIPRISRAQAMDALSSQANVSGYKAVLLAASESTRFFPMLTTAAGTVKPATVLVLGVGVAGLQALATAKRLGARTTGYDVRPEVADQVRSVGAQWLDLGIDAAGEGGYARELTDEEKAKQQQALEDAIKGFDVVITTALVPGRPAPRLVTAAAVEGMKPGSVIVDLAGETGGNCELTEPGETVVKHEVTIASPLNLPATMPEHASELYSKNIAALLELMVVDGELAPDFSDQVLADSCVTRAAEKEQN, from the coding sequence GTGGAGACAACGCAAAGCGCAGACGCGGACGCGCCGCGCGGGACGGCTGTCGGAGTCGTGCGCGAATCGGGCGCCGGCGAGCGACGCGTCGCGTTGGTGCCGAAGATCGTTCCTGCCCTGCAGAAGCTGGGGCTGCGGGTGGTCGTCGAGTCCGGCGCCGGGCTGGGTGCGCTGATCCCCGACGAGGCCTATGTCGAGGCGGGCGCCACCATCGGCGACCCGTGGTCGGCGGAGGTGATCGCGAAGGTCGCGCCGCCGAGCGACGCCGAGATCGCGAAGCTGTCCGCGGGACAGACGCTGATCGGATTCCTGGCTCCGCGCAACGCCGACAACAAGATCGAGGCGCTGAAGACCGCGGGCGTGCAGGCCTTCGCGGTGGAGGCGATCCCGCGCATCTCGCGGGCGCAGGCGATGGACGCGCTGTCCTCGCAGGCGAACGTGTCGGGCTACAAGGCGGTGCTGCTGGCGGCGTCGGAGTCGACGCGCTTCTTCCCCATGCTGACCACGGCCGCGGGCACGGTGAAACCGGCGACGGTGCTGGTGCTCGGCGTGGGCGTGGCGGGTCTGCAGGCGTTGGCCACCGCGAAGCGGCTCGGCGCCCGGACCACCGGCTACGACGTCCGGCCCGAGGTCGCCGACCAGGTCCGCTCGGTGGGCGCGCAGTGGCTGGATCTGGGCATCGATGCCGCGGGTGAGGGCGGGTACGCCCGCGAACTCACCGACGAGGAGAAGGCGAAGCAGCAGCAGGCCCTCGAGGACGCCATCAAGGGCTTCGACGTGGTGATCACCACCGCCCTGGTGCCCGGGCGGCCCGCGCCCCGGCTGGTGACCGCGGCCGCGGTGGAGGGCATGAAGCCCGGCAGCGTGATCGTGGACCTGGCCGGTGAGACCGGCGGCAACTGCGAGCTGACCGAGCCAGGCGAGACCGTGGTCAAGCACGAGGTGACCATCGCGTCCCCGCTGAATCTGCCCGCGACCATGCCCGAGCACGCCTCGGAGTTGTACTCGAAGAACATCGCCGCCCTGCTGGAGCTGATGGTGGTCGACGGCGAGCTGGCACCCGATTTCTCCGACCAGGTGCTCGCCGATTCCTGCGTCACCCGCGCGGCGGAGAAGGAGCAGAACTGA
- a CDS encoding nitroreductase family deazaflavin-dependent oxidoreductase produces MTSTGARLLRTRWFVRAPIGVFRARLGFLFGGRILLLEHRGRKSGKARYVVLETVARPASDTVVVASGFGRSAQWFQNLTADPHCRVSIGARHRAPATARELTADEAARVLSDYRRRHPRAYRELSGVIEAATGASIDAVPLLELTLSA; encoded by the coding sequence ATGACGAGTACGGGTGCGAGGCTGTTACGAACACGGTGGTTCGTCCGCGCGCCGATCGGCGTCTTCCGGGCGCGCCTGGGTTTCCTGTTCGGTGGGCGGATACTGCTGCTCGAGCATCGCGGCCGCAAGTCCGGCAAGGCCCGATACGTCGTGCTGGAGACCGTGGCGCGGCCCGCGTCGGACACCGTCGTCGTCGCCTCCGGATTCGGGCGCAGTGCGCAATGGTTCCAGAACCTGACCGCCGACCCGCACTGCCGGGTGAGCATCGGGGCGCGCCATCGAGCGCCGGCCACCGCGCGCGAACTCACCGCCGACGAAGCCGCCCGGGTACTGAGCGATTACCGCCGTCGGCATCCGCGCGCCTACCGGGAACTCAGCGGCGTGATCGAGGCGGCGACGGGCGCGAGTATCGATGCGGTGCCGCTGCTGGAGTTGACGCTGTCGGCCTGA
- a CDS encoding dihydrolipoamide acetyltransferase family protein, which translates to MDDSVAADQNHVLEFRLPDLGEGLTDAELVSWAVAVGDRVELNQTIAEVETAKAQVALPSPFAGEVLELLAQPGDTVPVGAPLIRVATEYQAAERQSVLVGYGPEGETVSRRAAKNPVVHADPALNYPEIPGRPPATPAARKLARELGIDISFVAGSGPGGAVTVDDVRHAVPVSQPPARIQPEPGTESDESPRPSKPPVPTMRPDGGIIRPTPSERETRTPVSGVRKRTATAMVTSARTIPQASAFATTDFTASMELLDHLRSTESFSGLSLTPLALVAKATLAAMAEFPEINSWWDDEHKEIVTKHYVNLGIAVATDRGLLVPNVKEAQALSLRELCREIGWLADVARTGSARPADLRGGTFTISNVGVFGVDTGVPLVNPGEGAILCLGSIRKQPWVYRDELAVRWVTTLGLSFDHRMIDGEQGARFLSTVTSLLEDPLTLLGRV; encoded by the coding sequence TTGGACGACTCGGTTGCAGCAGACCAGAACCACGTGCTCGAGTTCCGGCTACCCGATCTCGGTGAGGGTCTGACCGATGCCGAACTGGTGTCGTGGGCGGTGGCCGTCGGCGACCGGGTGGAACTCAACCAGACCATCGCCGAGGTCGAGACCGCCAAGGCGCAGGTGGCGCTGCCCAGCCCGTTCGCCGGCGAGGTGCTCGAGCTGCTGGCGCAGCCCGGGGACACCGTGCCGGTCGGCGCGCCGCTGATCCGAGTCGCCACCGAATACCAGGCCGCCGAGCGGCAGTCGGTCCTGGTCGGCTACGGCCCCGAGGGCGAGACGGTCTCGCGCCGTGCCGCGAAAAACCCTGTGGTGCACGCGGATCCGGCACTCAACTATCCGGAGATCCCCGGTCGTCCCCCGGCCACTCCGGCCGCCCGGAAACTGGCCCGCGAACTCGGTATCGACATCTCCTTCGTCGCCGGTTCGGGCCCCGGCGGCGCGGTGACCGTCGACGACGTGCGGCACGCGGTGCCGGTGTCACAACCGCCCGCCCGGATCCAGCCGGAGCCCGGCACGGAATCCGACGAGTCGCCGCGCCCGAGCAAACCGCCGGTTCCGACGATGCGCCCCGACGGCGGCATCATCCGGCCCACCCCGTCCGAGCGCGAGACCCGCACCCCGGTCAGCGGGGTCCGCAAGCGCACCGCCACGGCCATGGTCACCAGCGCCCGCACCATTCCGCAGGCCAGCGCGTTCGCCACCACGGATTTCACCGCGTCGATGGAACTGCTGGACCACCTGCGCAGCACCGAATCCTTCAGCGGCCTCTCCCTGACCCCGCTGGCCCTGGTGGCGAAGGCGACCCTGGCCGCGATGGCCGAATTTCCCGAGATCAACTCGTGGTGGGACGACGAGCACAAGGAGATCGTCACCAAGCACTACGTCAACCTGGGCATCGCGGTCGCCACCGACCGCGGCCTGCTGGTGCCGAACGTCAAGGAGGCACAGGCGCTGAGCCTGCGCGAGTTGTGCCGGGAGATCGGGTGGCTGGCCGACGTCGCCCGGACCGGCAGCGCGCGGCCCGCCGACCTGCGCGGGGGCACGTTCACCATCAGCAATGTCGGCGTATTCGGCGTCGATACCGGTGTGCCGCTGGTGAATCCGGGCGAGGGCGCGATCCTGTGCCTGGGCTCGATCCGCAAGCAGCCCTGGGTCTATCGCGACGAACTGGCCGTCCGCTGGGTCACCACCCTGGGCCTGAGCTTCGACCACCGCATGATCGACGGTGAGCAGGGCGCGCGTTTCCTCTCGACGGTGACCTCGCTGCTGGAGGATCCGCTCACGCTGCTGGGCAGGGTGTGA
- a CDS encoding AraC family transcriptional regulator gives MDPLESLLEGPRARGAFVMRSLLDPPWSLRVRDESPLTVVALVRGSGWIVPDPHSGAGTAESAELCRVGFPGTGTAAPRQLREGDVAIIRGPDHYTVADDPATPPQVYINPGQITTTPEGEVLCEVWNLGVRGWGPNPDAATMLVTGTYEQESAASRRLLRALPPLIVLPRAELDSPVLDLLVEESAKDRPAQGAMLDRLLDLLLIATLRAWFSRNDAPAWYHAYADPLVGKALRLLQNNPAHPWTVAALATEVGVSRAALARRFTDLVGEPPMAFLTDWRLALAADLLQDSDATVESIARRVGYGSAFALSTAFKRHYGRSPREHRQSGMSAERETYLARASSAGH, from the coding sequence GTGGATCCGCTGGAAAGCCTGCTCGAGGGCCCGCGGGCCCGTGGCGCGTTCGTCATGCGGTCGCTGCTCGACCCACCGTGGTCGCTACGCGTGCGCGACGAGTCGCCGTTGACGGTGGTGGCCCTGGTACGCGGTAGCGGCTGGATCGTGCCGGACCCGCACAGCGGCGCGGGCACCGCGGAGTCGGCGGAGCTTTGCCGCGTCGGCTTCCCCGGCACCGGGACGGCCGCGCCCCGGCAGCTGCGCGAGGGCGATGTGGCGATCATTCGCGGACCCGACCACTACACCGTCGCCGACGATCCGGCCACGCCGCCGCAGGTGTACATCAACCCCGGCCAGATCACCACGACGCCCGAGGGCGAGGTGCTGTGCGAGGTGTGGAATCTCGGGGTGCGCGGCTGGGGCCCGAACCCCGACGCCGCGACCATGCTCGTCACCGGCACCTACGAACAGGAGAGCGCCGCGAGCCGCCGCCTGCTGCGCGCCCTGCCGCCGCTGATCGTGTTGCCCCGGGCCGAACTCGACAGCCCGGTCCTGGATCTGCTGGTGGAGGAGAGCGCCAAGGACCGCCCGGCGCAGGGCGCCATGCTCGATCGCCTGCTGGATCTGCTGCTCATCGCCACTTTGCGCGCCTGGTTCTCCCGCAACGACGCTCCGGCCTGGTACCACGCGTACGCGGATCCGCTGGTGGGCAAGGCGTTGCGGCTGCTGCAGAACAATCCCGCGCACCCGTGGACCGTCGCCGCGCTGGCCACCGAGGTCGGCGTGTCCCGGGCAGCGCTGGCGCGGCGTTTCACCGATCTGGTCGGGGAGCCGCCGATGGCCTTCCTCACCGACTGGCGCCTGGCGCTGGCCGCGGATCTGCTGCAGGATTCCGACGCCACCGTCGAGTCCATCGCCCGGCGCGTCGGCTACGGCAGCGCCTTCGCCCTGAGCACCGCGTTCAAGCGGCATTACGGTCGCAGCCCGCGCGAGCACCGGCAGAGCGGCATGTCGGCCGAGCGTGAGACCTACCTCGCGCGGGCGTCCTCCGCCGGGCACTGA
- a CDS encoding alpha-ketoacid dehydrogenase subunit beta, with protein sequence MITTFAGALNTGLRRALEDDPKVVLMGEDIGRLGGVFRVTDTLQKDFGNNRVIDTPLAESGIVGTAFGMALRGYRPVCEIQFDGFVYPAFDQIVSQVAKIHYRTRGKVFAPLTIRIPCGGGIGSVEHHSESPEAYFAHTAGLRVVAPSDPADAYLMLRQAISLDDPVIFFEPKRRYWDKADVDFAALDDDPFPLDRARIRRAGVDATVVAYGGMVRTALTAAEIAAGEGRSLEVIDLRSLSPIDVDTIASSVERTGRLIITHEAPVFAGLGAEIAARVTERCFYYLEAPVLRVGGFDIPYPPAKLERHHLPDPDRILAAVDRTLAA encoded by the coding sequence ATGATCACCACCTTCGCGGGCGCCCTGAACACCGGACTGCGCCGTGCGCTCGAGGACGACCCCAAGGTCGTGCTGATGGGCGAGGACATCGGCCGGCTCGGCGGGGTCTTCCGGGTGACCGACACGCTGCAGAAGGACTTCGGCAACAACCGGGTCATCGATACGCCGCTGGCCGAATCCGGCATCGTCGGAACGGCTTTCGGTATGGCGCTGCGCGGTTACCGGCCGGTCTGCGAGATCCAGTTCGACGGCTTCGTGTATCCGGCGTTCGATCAGATCGTCTCCCAGGTCGCCAAGATCCACTATCGCACGCGGGGAAAGGTGTTCGCGCCCCTCACGATTCGCATCCCGTGCGGCGGCGGTATCGGCTCGGTGGAGCACCATTCCGAGTCGCCGGAGGCATATTTCGCTCACACCGCCGGATTGCGTGTGGTCGCGCCGAGCGATCCCGCCGACGCCTATCTCATGCTCCGGCAGGCGATTTCGCTGGACGATCCGGTCATCTTCTTCGAACCCAAGCGCCGCTACTGGGACAAGGCCGACGTCGACTTCGCCGCCCTGGACGACGACCCCTTCCCGCTCGACCGCGCCCGGATCCGCCGCGCGGGTGTGGACGCCACCGTGGTGGCCTACGGCGGCATGGTCCGCACCGCACTGACGGCGGCGGAAATCGCGGCGGGCGAGGGCCGTTCGCTGGAAGTGATCGACCTGCGCAGCCTGTCGCCGATCGATGTCGACACGATCGCCTCTTCGGTCGAGCGGACCGGACGGTTGATCATCACGCACGAGGCGCCGGTATTCGCAGGTCTGGGCGCCGAGATCGCCGCCCGCGTCACCGAACGGTGTTTCTACTACCTGGAGGCGCCGGTCCTGCGCGTCGGAGGCTTCGACATCCCGTATCCCCCGGCTAAGCTCGAACGGCACCACCTGCCCGACCCCGACCGCATTCTCGCCGCGGTCGACCGCACGCTCGCCGCCTGA
- a CDS encoding NAD(P)(+) transhydrogenase (Re/Si-specific) subunit beta — MDNLVNILYIVAFALFIYGLMGLTGPKTAVRGNWIAAVGMGIAVIATLIAVRDTGNWILIVAGLVVGVVLGVPPAKFTKMTAMPQLVAAFNGVGGGTVALIAWSEFLNTEGFSRIPEEPTVHIVVASLFAAIIGSVSFWGSLIAFGKLQEILPGRPIGVGKLQQPLNILLLLGAVAAAVVIGVGATGDGAPGWWMVLVLVLAAVLGLMVVLPIGGADMPVVISLLNALTGLSAAAAGLALNNTAMIVAGMIVGASGSILTNLMAKAMNRSIPAIVAGGFGGGGTAPGAGGGEQKQAKATSAADAAIQMAYANQVIVVPGYGMAVAQAQHAVKEMANLLEAKGVEVKYAIHPVAGRMPGHMNVLLAEAEVSYDALKEMDDINGEFSRTDVALVIGANDVTNPAAREDSSSPIYGMPVLNVDQAKSVIVLKRSMNSGFAGIDNPLFYADHTSMLFGDAKKSVGAVTEELKAL; from the coding sequence ATGGACAATCTGGTCAACATCCTCTATATCGTCGCGTTCGCGCTGTTCATCTACGGCCTGATGGGCCTGACCGGCCCGAAGACGGCGGTGCGCGGCAACTGGATCGCCGCGGTCGGCATGGGCATCGCGGTGATCGCGACCCTGATCGCGGTGCGCGACACCGGCAACTGGATTCTGATCGTCGCGGGCCTGGTCGTCGGTGTGGTGCTCGGTGTGCCGCCGGCGAAGTTCACCAAGATGACCGCGATGCCACAGCTGGTGGCCGCGTTCAACGGCGTCGGCGGCGGCACCGTCGCGCTCATCGCGTGGTCGGAATTCCTGAATACCGAAGGCTTTTCGCGCATCCCCGAAGAGCCGACCGTGCACATCGTGGTGGCGTCGCTGTTCGCGGCCATCATCGGGTCGGTGTCGTTCTGGGGCTCGCTGATCGCGTTCGGCAAGCTGCAGGAGATCCTGCCGGGCAGGCCGATCGGCGTCGGAAAACTGCAGCAGCCCTTGAACATTCTGTTGCTGCTGGGCGCCGTCGCGGCCGCGGTGGTGATCGGCGTCGGCGCGACCGGCGACGGGGCGCCGGGCTGGTGGATGGTGCTGGTGCTGGTGCTGGCCGCGGTGCTCGGGCTGATGGTGGTGCTGCCCATCGGCGGCGCCGATATGCCCGTGGTCATCTCGCTGCTCAACGCGCTGACCGGATTGTCCGCCGCGGCAGCGGGTCTGGCGTTGAACAACACCGCGATGATCGTGGCAGGCATGATCGTCGGCGCGTCCGGTTCCATCCTGACCAATCTGATGGCCAAGGCCATGAACCGGTCCATCCCGGCGATCGTGGCCGGCGGATTCGGTGGCGGCGGAACGGCTCCCGGCGCGGGAGGCGGCGAGCAGAAGCAGGCCAAGGCCACCAGCGCGGCCGACGCCGCGATTCAGATGGCCTACGCCAATCAGGTCATCGTGGTCCCCGGCTACGGTATGGCCGTCGCGCAGGCGCAGCATGCCGTCAAGGAGATGGCGAACCTGCTCGAGGCCAAGGGCGTCGAGGTCAAATACGCCATCCACCCGGTCGCGGGCCGCATGCCCGGCCATATGAACGTGCTGCTGGCCGAGGCCGAGGTGTCCTACGACGCGCTCAAGGAGATGGATGACATCAACGGCGAGTTCTCCCGCACCGATGTGGCCTTGGTGATCGGCGCCAACGACGTCACCAACCCTGCCGCGCGGGAGGACTCCTCCAGCCCGATCTACGGTATGCCGGTGCTCAACGTCGATCAGGCCAAGAGCGTGATCGTGCTGAAGCGCTCGATGAACTCCGGTTTCGCGGGCATCGACAACCCGCTGTTCTACGCCGACCACACCTCGATGCTGTTCGGCGACGCGAAGAAGTCCGTCGGCGCGGTCACCGAGGAACTCAAGGCGCTGTAG